A portion of the Acidobacteriota bacterium genome contains these proteins:
- a CDS encoding glucose 1-dehydrogenase yields the protein MNPFDLSGRVAIITGGNGGIGLGMARGLANAGAAVVVAGRNAEKNSTAVDELESLGTKAASVEVNVTDEASCRAMIAAAVERFGRLDILVNNAGTNIRKQPTEYSLAEWHEVLDTNLTSAFVCAQAAYPEMKRAGGGKIINIGSMMSIFGASFAVPYAASKGGIVQMTKGLATAWAKDNIQVNAVLPGWIDTDLTRQARQQVKGLHERVLERTPVGRWGITEDFAGIAVFLSSPASDFITGTAIPVDGGYSVQG from the coding sequence ATGAATCCATTTGATCTATCAGGCCGCGTCGCCATCATCACTGGAGGCAACGGAGGTATCGGACTTGGCATGGCTCGCGGGCTGGCGAATGCAGGCGCGGCGGTTGTCGTCGCGGGCCGCAATGCGGAAAAGAACTCCACCGCCGTTGACGAACTCGAATCGCTCGGAACCAAAGCCGCCTCTGTCGAAGTCAACGTCACCGACGAAGCTTCTTGCAGGGCAATGATCGCCGCTGCGGTCGAACGCTTTGGCCGCTTGGACATTCTGGTCAACAACGCAGGCACGAACATCCGCAAACAACCAACGGAATACAGCTTGGCTGAATGGCACGAAGTGTTGGATACCAACCTGACCAGCGCGTTCGTGTGCGCGCAGGCGGCTTACCCGGAAATGAAACGCGCGGGCGGCGGCAAAATCATCAACATCGGTTCGATGATGTCCATCTTTGGCGCTTCGTTCGCCGTTCCTTACGCTGCCAGCAAAGGCGGCATCGTCCAGATGACCAAAGGCCTGGCGACCGCCTGGGCCAAAGACAACATTCAAGTCAACGCCGTGCTGCCCGGATGGATTGATACTGACCTGACTCGCCAAGCGCGCCAACAAGTCAAAGGCTTGCACGAACGCGTGCTGGAACGCACGCCGGTTGGTCGCTGGGGCATTACCGAAGACTTTGCAGGCATCGCGGTTTTTCTTTCCAGCCCGGCTTCGGATTTCATTACAGGTACTGCAATTCCGGTGGATGGCGGGTATTCTGTGCAGGGATAG